The following proteins come from a genomic window of Falco cherrug isolate bFalChe1 chromosome Z, bFalChe1.pri, whole genome shotgun sequence:
- the TUSC1 gene encoding tumor suppressor candidate gene 1 protein has product MRRMRVVEGRWGRNGWARRDRARPGGAGGREVEEFVEWGGGPQGWRGQSRGSLQYLAERYADLAASHCQALQQQEEQKWHNAQLRHENVQLWLENRRLRRENRSLFRQALLGPGPDEPSAVELGEEAAALRAQLGSLQEKHRQALRRLRRCRAASRPEDSGLDDGDLDDGDLVELLEEDEQPPAKRSLVPVV; this is encoded by the coding sequence ATGAGGCGCATGCGCGTTGTGGAGGGGCGCTGGGGCCGTAACGGCTGGGCGCGGAGAGACCGGGCGAGGCCGGGCGGCGCCGGTGGCCGCGAGGTGGAGGAGTTCGTGGAGTGGGGCGGCGGCCCGCAGGGCTGGCGGGGCCAGTCGCGGGGCTCACTTCAGTATCTGGCGGAGCGGTACGCGGACCTGGCGGCCAGCCACTGCCAggcgctgcagcagcaggaggagcagaagtGGCACAACGCGCAGCTGCGCCACGAGaacgtgcagctgtggctggagaaCCGCCGCCTGCGCCGCGAGAACCGTAGCCTCTTCCGCCAGGCCCTGCTGGGGCCCGGCCCCGACGAGCCCTCCGCCGTGGAGCTGGGCGAGGAAGCGGCGGCCCTGCGCGCTCAGCTAGGGAGCCTGCAAGAGAAGCACCGCCAGGCCTTGAGGCGCCTGCGGCGCTGCCGGGCCGCCAGCAGGCCGGAGGACTCGGGCCTGGACGACGGGGATCTGGACGACGGGGATCTGGTCGAGCTGCTAGAGGAGGATGAGCAGCCGCCCGCGAAGAGGAGCCTGGTGCCGGTCGTGTAG